One Physeter macrocephalus isolate SW-GA unplaced genomic scaffold, ASM283717v5 random_439, whole genome shotgun sequence DNA window includes the following coding sequences:
- the LOC114485065 gene encoding DENN domain-containing protein 2A-like isoform X2, whose amino-acid sequence MRKEAFVVWGCLGREGEWELECGQLSLASPWRLPTSPKSALSPLSPRCSTLSKCCHAMVAVIYPFTWQHTYIPVLPPAMIDIVCSPTPFLIGLLTSSLPLLRELPLEEVLVVDLVNNRFLRQMDDEDSILPRKLQVALEHILEQRSELASDQGDRSPDCKRGKCSPTSQTAPPPSSESGSRWAMSVRAARHWVKQENRRERLQGERLGAPPLSQDLILTVSCGAGFSHPILALKYLFKGGEEMTRSLWVIFFVGHCSLPSRELASLSS is encoded by the exons ATGAGAAAAGAGGCTTTTGTTGTCTGGGGgtgtttggggagggagggggaatgggaaTTGGAGTGTGGACAGCTCTCTCTGGCTTCCCCGTGGAGGCTGCCCACCTCCCCTAAATCGGccctttctcccctctctccccgctGCAGCACCCTGTCCAAGTGCTGCCACGCGATGGTGGCGGTCATCTACCCCTTCACCTGGCAGCACACCTACATCCCCGTGCTGCCACCTGCCATGATCGACATCGTGTGCTCGCCAACCCCCTTCCTCATTGGGCTGCTCACCAGCTCGCTGCCGCTGCTCAGGGAGCTGCCGCtggaagag GTCCTTGTGGTCGACCTTGTCAACAATCGGTTCCTCAGACAG atgGACGACGAGGACTCCATTCTGCCCCGGAAGCTTCAGGTGGCCCTGGAACACATTCTGGAGCAGAGGAGTGAGCTGGCTAGTGACCAGGGTGACAGGTCCCCGGACTGCAAGCGCGGTAAATGCTCACCCACCTCCCAGACCGCACCCCCTCCATCATCGGAGTCAGGGAGCAGATGGGCCATGAGCGTCCGTGCCGCTCGGCACTGGGTCAAGCAGGAAAACAGGCGAGAGAGGTTACAGGGAGAGAGGCTGGGTGCTCCTCCCCTTTCTCAGGACCTCATTCTAACCGTGAGTTGTGGGGCAGGCTTTTCCCACCCCATTTTGGCCCTAAAATATCTGTTTAAAGGTGGGGAAGAAATGACACGCTCGCTGTGGGTAATCTTTTTTGTGGGTCATTGCAGTTTGCCATCCAGGGAGCTAGCGTCCTTGTCTTCGTGA
- the LOC114485065 gene encoding DENN domain-containing protein 2A-like isoform X1: MVAVIYPFTWQHTYIPVLPPAMIDIVCSPTPFLIGLLTSSLPLLRELPLEEVLVVDLVNNRFLRQMDDEDSILPRKLQVALEHILEQRSELASDQGDRSPDCKRGSESSPLNEVVSEAFVRFFVEIVGHYSLFLTAGEREERTLQREAFRKAVSSKSLRRFLEVFMETQTFRGFIQERELRRQDARGLFEVRAQEYLETLPSGEHSGVNKFLKGLGNKMKFLHKK; encoded by the exons ATGGTGGCGGTCATCTACCCCTTCACCTGGCAGCACACCTACATCCCCGTGCTGCCACCTGCCATGATCGACATCGTGTGCTCGCCAACCCCCTTCCTCATTGGGCTGCTCACCAGCTCGCTGCCGCTGCTCAGGGAGCTGCCGCtggaagag GTCCTTGTGGTCGACCTTGTCAACAATCGGTTCCTCAGACAG atgGACGACGAGGACTCCATTCTGCCCCGGAAGCTTCAGGTGGCCCTGGAACACATTCTGGAGCAGAGGAGTGAGCTGGCTAGTGACCAGGGTGACAGGTCCCCGGACTGCAAGCGCG GCTCTGAGTCCAGCCCCTTGAACGAGGTGGTATCCGAAGCCTTTGTCCGCTTCTTCGTGGAGATCGTGGGCCACTACTCGCTGTTCCTGACGGCGGGCGAACGAGAGGAGAGGACCCTGCAGCGAGAGGCCTTCCGCAAAGCCGTCTCCTCCAAGAGCCTCCGCCGGTTCCTGGAGGTCTTCATGGAGACCCAGACGTTTCGGGGCTTCATCCAGGAGCGGGAGCTGCGCCGGCAGGATGCCAGAG GTCTTTTTGAGGTCCGAGCCCAAGAGTACCTGGAAACACTCCCCAGTGGAGAACACAGTGGTGTCAACAAGTTCCTGAAGGGACTAG gcAATAAAATGAAGTTTCTCCACAAGAAATAG